The Pyrus communis chromosome 5, drPyrComm1.1, whole genome shotgun sequence region TTGAAACTAAGCCTAGGGATTTTTCAAGGAGCATATTTGGTTCAATTAGGGAGGATATTCCATTGGTTATGGAGGAAAGTTATGGAAGGCTTTGGAACTCGAAAaagcttttttatttgtttgctttttaaATGGATACGgtgataattttttttgcaattgaGGTTGTTGATAGAATATGATTGGTTTATATGATCTTGTATATGTACAACTACCTTCCCACTTTTcctattttcttattattagtctacCAATGCAAGCCTCTTTTCTAAATtccataataaaaaaagaacaagttttataaaatgaaaaaaccgaaaccgaacagaacaaaaaaaaaccgaaagaaaattgaaccgaactgacttgaagttttattttggtttcggttttagcaaaaaacaaaaccgaatAAAACTAAACCCACCCCTTTGTGAGTGCTGAGTGCAgaaaaaattctaaaatatttgatttggattGTACCCGATCAAAAATGGAGTGCGGGAATAACTACTCTTTTGAGAATAATgaccaacaaaaaatatttgtcaaaagAAGCGTTATATGGGTTTGTGTTGAGCAGTAGATTAGAATAGTGTGCCCTCATCTTTGCATCCAAGTTCGGATTCCCTTTCTATACATATTAGAGTAATTTGGAAAACCCTTGTAAAAAGGAACATGTGTGACGAAGactaatttgtttgtttgtttgtactCATATCTTAACAAGTGGCATGTTTTGGGGGGAATTGTTAGATTACAAAACTCAGATATTCTCTTGCGTATATTACAGTACCCTTGCTCCAATGTTGAATTACTGTTCTTGTTCTAGGATGCTGCTGTAAAACCTTCTTTGGTGATAGTTTATTTTGGTGGTAATGATTCTATGGGGCCTCATCCATCCGGGCTCGGCCCTCATGTCCCGCTTCCTGAATATATCGAGAACATGAGAAAGATTGCTAGTCATCTGAAGGTGCTTTCTTCATCTATGTTAAGATGCATGCCTTTGAATTATTGAACCATCTGTTACATACATTCCATTTCGGCATCAACTGTTTTTCTCATGCAAATGGAGGCTTAAACAAGTAGCAAATTTGTTTTCAGGAAACAAAAGGTGTTGATTTTTGAACACTTGAaaacaaatttgattaattatcCAGAATCATGTATCTTTTTATGTGGTTGCAGTAATTCGATTCTGGTTTTGTTGCATATATGTTTCCCGTCAGTGTCATCCTCAAACGAGAGAATATTGTGCTTGCATATATCCAAGTGAAAATTATGATGCATTCTAACACACTATATTTGAAAACCAGAGCCTTTCAGATTCAACGCGGATCATCTTTCTTAGTTGCCCTCCAGTGAACGAGGCCGTAATAAATGGAAACATAAGGTACTCAGATGCAACTCTTGTTTCTATAGTTATCCTTATCATATGTCTATGGCAGTGTCCCTTATATATCACTTTTCCTCTTTAAAAGGAGCGGGACTTTCAGCGAGATGATAAGAACCAACGAGTTATGCCAACAGTATTCAGAAGCTTGTATAAAGCTTTGCCAGGAAATCAATGTCACATCTGTTGATCTTTTCACTGCATTTCAGAGAAAAGATGACTGGATGAATActtgttttatgtaagttggCATTTATTTTCGCGCTCTCGCTTTTGCCAATACCATCTGTTGACATTTGTATCGTTTGCATTTAAACCATCAATTTCCCTGTTTAATATCTTAGCATCCTCATTTACCGGATGGTTATATACTTTGCttataatatttttgctagTAAGGTCGTAGGTAATGGAGCGATGAATATATAGACGATTAGGCATAACCTGTACGGTTGATTTGCTATCACGCCTTCATGCGCCTTGCTGCAGGTGTGCTTTTCAGCGCACATATTCAAACCCCTTAAGTAAACTTTTAGCCCCTCTTGGATTCAGCtgtgaagattttttttttccagttaaTAGCTCATACACTACCGAATCCATATATTTGGGCAAAAATTTGCTTAATATCATCTCTTCAGAGAGAAGGTTTCATTCCGTCATCCATCACAGGTAAATGTTTCGATGATTTTGTCATACGATAGTGATATGAACGAATACAAAGTAGGGATCAAATATCATGAACACTGTTCGGATATCTGCTTGAGATGTATGTCAACGTATCTTCTCTTATCTTTTTGCAGAGATGGGATTCATTTTTCTGCTGAAGGGAGCAAAATAGTGGTGGAAGAGATACTCAAGGTACTGAGAGAAGCTGACTGGAAGCCAAGTTTACACTGGAAATCCATGCCAATAGAATTTTCAGAGGATTCACCATATGATATTGCTGCTGCTGACGGAAAGACAACGTTCAATCCCTCCAGCTCGACTTTTTATTGGGAGATTCAGTGGGACTAATTTGCAGATGTGGAATGATTTCCGCACTCCTCCCTTTTCCTTAGCCTTGTCTTGCAAAATTGTtcacacttttttatttttatgttttatccaatgtgggattcatatATCGAATCGTTCTCAcgtactatttttctttttcagcatACCCTTGTTTATTTCTATATGTTGGTTTTGTTCAAGTACTAGAAATATACATATCTAGAGAAAGAAATGGCGCATGAAAATTACTTTGCAGGTGTtacaactacacaacttcttttGCTGAAAAAGAATCGAAAGATGCTTCATCCAAAATGAATGGAACATCGTGAAGTTAATATAACATAGCTCAAAAGATCTATCTAAAACGTGAAAAATCAGAAATAAATTctattttattgtgtttttgaaaaaatagtCTTACACGCCAATTAGTACTacgtctagtggtattcctcttcgtttgtaagtgagaggtcttatgttcgattctcgtcaaaagcgaatttgaaccacattattgctagtccattatgaggcttaaccCACTCCCCCACTCCCTAGTGTGtacaatattgtttgttaaaataaataaaaaatggtcTGAATACATTTTGGTGGTTCGTGAGATGAGAAGTTTGGAAAGTTCAGTTAGGGATTTGATGTGAAAACAGAGTGCAGGCTATCGACTATCTGACACATATTTCGTCTTTTTTATTCGAGTTTGAGACCGACAATGTAAGATAGACTTACACACTCAGAAACACTGTTCATAATCACAATGTGTTTCCTGTTTTACCCCTGATAAGTTGGCA contains the following coding sequences:
- the LOC137733286 gene encoding GDSL esterase/lipase CPRD49-like; protein product: MVGPTRPVFVLFGSSIVQMSYDRSGWGAILADIYSRRADILLRGYLGWNSRRAVNVLDQIFPKDAAVKPSLVIVYFGGNDSMGPHPSGLGPHVPLPEYIENMRKIASHLKSLSDSTRIIFLSCPPVNEAVINGNISGTFSEMIRTNELCQQYSEACIKLCQEINVTSVDLFTAFQRKDDWMNTCFIDGIHFSAEGSKIVVEEILKVLREADWKPSLHWKSMPIEFSEDSPYDIAAADGKTTFNPSSSTFYWEIQWD